One window of Trifolium pratense cultivar HEN17-A07 linkage group LG5, ARS_RC_1.1, whole genome shotgun sequence genomic DNA carries:
- the LOC123883607 gene encoding uncharacterized protein LOC123883607 isoform X16 translates to MASILCDLVKKYVDKLIDGAIAEARYVFCFTCIVKKFEEERTTLEPQRITIEQRVKDARERDKDIKAIVGSWEKDIDELNQVDTKTKQTCFFGFCPNCIWRYKKGKELSNNLEKIKQLKGEKFENIELPRPVPGVERYSSKDYISFESRESKYKELLDALKDDNNYITGLQGMGGTGKTTMAKEVGKELKQSEIFAYVVDTTVSFTPDIKKIQDDIAGSLRLEWGGCNEPDRPKKLWSRLTNGDKILVILDDVWDRGLPLDFDAIGIPKQDTHKGCRVLVTSRNQETFNNMDCDKIIELGLLSEEEAWIMFKMYAKISDSTSQKLIDKGRKIAKECKRLPVAISVIASSLKGHQHREHKWDVTLKSLKKPVSMHGVDDDKVGIYNLLKISYDNLKDEKAKGLFLLCSVFREDEENSIEVITRLCIGVGLLGEDYGSYDDARNLVVLAKDKLVDSCLLLEGGEKCLKLHDLVREAAQWIANKEIQCVKLFDEKQKSLVEKQTNIKYLLCEGKCKDLFSLEFDRLKLETLIVKVDREEEDKCIKVPDSFFENVIRLRVLNFSGIHFSQSLSLPPAIQLLTNIRSMSFDHVDLGDISILGKLQRLETLDLDTCKVNELPNQITELKKFKLLKLEDCEIRMNNPFEVIERCSSLEELYFKYSFNEFCKEIALPELKRYHIHGRSSFYSEGQSRFSKYVVFRGDEKCQFSKGTLKYCMQTAEALFLEGIKGEWRNLMPEIFPLEHGMNDLVELHLDRISQLRCLIDTIGSHVPILSNLVVLELENMENLEQLFNGKLNLCNLKRITLKNCPMLISILPFLSAKDLPALEAIRIRKCDGLQYVFGQSQHVELVSLTELELSELPNFIGIFEECVKGSSSTSKAQIQLDPMRDRDQPHDCSVASESNSYGLNIWERLGIQSKILCNIKEIVLTHFPKMKSVFILSIDLIMQLETLRIEKCDELKHIIIDTGYHNIGGNICVNVFPKLKKLYVEDCAQLEYIFGHDTSDHQNDMGIQLHLPELRYLHLASLPSLIAMCPKQYRITYPCLKYLCIWKCSQDNTIIKELSGNIDLFLTLETLDVFNSNVESIFSLNEIDEQQLDLALRYITLIDLPMMTCLFVGPKNSFSLKNLTRITIMRCDKLKIAFSTSILRFLPQLRILRIEECNELEHIIEDDLENKNNSTTCFPKLELLTVRKCNKLKFVFSSSMLRVLPMLLYLTIEECKELEHIIEDDLENKNNSTTCFPKLKSLAVRNCNKLKFVFSTSVLRVLPQLRDLTIEDCKELEHIIEDDLENKNNSTTCFPKLQALLIIKCNKLKFVFPFSVCKEVPELTFLMITEANELEKIFKSEDDQKVDIPNLNVLVFDMLPSLCCAQGNQFQAVKNRFVRDCHQLKLTSASTTNTFIEIEKLCYIIDYDLQEKVVDLFKQGTTKDFDTESKLASVEIVENAGIEQLPSAKITEDFELPVDQGDPSQKVEDLAILPTNSKKLQNEQSLGETDTTVQSSQLEGSTSEKTAVATVSSISRTKNEPPMQVVTSKQKGIEIEGTSKTNNDQGDPSQKLEDLAILPTNSKIQMKQTPKAEHEFVKNVMDLAILPTNSEELLNEKSLGETDTIIKPSQVNNLDGSTSEKTAVATMSTISGTKNEPPIQVVASKQKGLQGIEVEIEGVSKTNNDQVSPNGDALMKVNSNVEEQFSKDDELIVSKSKPSSPMPSMPSKGNPSQKVELSSSLLVKRELDELVSKNHLKYKNLSLLSDFLVANPSVCLKDTSLSNRYKGCAYKSLAKLLKFLKTHSLLEVSGSSHSEFVELLQDARSFAFDKEWLDGVERRALFPEIQVFPDAMEKLLDSKKKITKNVEDLKHQLTSSEADLESIIQQEAILSAPIGY, encoded by the exons ATGGCAAGTATCCTCTGTGATTTGGTGAAGAAATATGTGGACAAATTGATTGATGGCGCAATAGCAGAAGCACGTTATGTATTTTGCTTTACATGCATTGTTaagaaatttgaagaagaaagaactaCGTTGGAACCACAAAGGATAACTATCGAGCAACGTGTCAAAGATGCAAGAGAAAGAGATAAAGATATTAAAGCTATAGTTGGTTCTTGGGAAAAAGATATTGATGAGCTCAATCAAGTggacacaaaaacaaaacaaacatgtttttttggattttgtccTAATTGTATCTGGCGATATAAAAAGGGAAAGGAGTTATCAAATAACTTGGAGAAGATCAAACAACTAAAGGGagagaaatttgaaaatattgaacTTCCTCGCCCTGTTCCAGGTGTTGAACGCTATTCATCCAAAGATTACATTTCTTTTGAAAGTAGAGAGTCAAAATACAAAGAACTGTTGGATGCATTAAAAGATGACAATAACTATATAACCGGATTGCAAGGGATGGGGGGCACCGGAAAGACAACAATGGCCAAAGAAGTGGGTAAAGAGTTAAAGCAATCTGAAATATTTGCTTATGTCGTTGATACGACCGTGTCATTTACTcctgatataaaaaaaattcaagatgaTATTGCTGGATCTTTAAGACTGGAATGGGGGGGTTGTAATGAACCAGACCGACCCAAAAAACTATGGAGTAGATTAACAAATGGTGACAAAATTCTTGTGATACTGGATGATGTGTGGGATCGAGGCCTGCCTCTTGATTTTGATGCAATAGGAATTCCAAAACAAGACACACACAAAGGTTGTAGAGTTCTTGTAACCTCGCGTAATCAAGAAACTTTCAACAACATGGACTGTGATAAGATAATTGAATTGGGTCTTTTATCAGAAGAAGAAGCGTGGATCATGTTCAAAATGTATGCCAAGATAAGTGATAGCACCTCTCAAAAATTGATCGATAAGGGACGTAAAATTGCAAAGGAATGCAAACGATTACCTGTTGCAATTTCAGTTATCGCCAGTAGCTTAAAGGGCCACCAACATCGAGAGCACAAATGGGATGTGACATTGAAATCCTTGAAGAAGCCTGTATCCATGCATGGTGTTGATGATGATAAGGTTGGAATTTATAACTTGTTGAAGATTAGCTATGATAATTTGAAGGATGAAAAAGCCAAGGGGTTGTTTCTCTTATGTTCGGTTTTccgagaagatgaagaaaattctATTGAAGTTATAACAAGACTTTGCATAGGTGTGGGCCTTTTGGGGGAAGATTATGGTAGCTACGATGATGCTCGAAACCTAGTAGTTCTAGCCAAAGACAAGCTCGTAGATTCTTGTTTGTTGTTGGAGGGCGGTGAAAAATGTCTAAAACTGCATGATTTGGTCCGAGAAGCAGCTCAATGGATAGCGAACAAAGAGATTCAATGTGTAAAATTGTTTGATGAAAAGCAAAAGTCATTGGTTGAAAAGCAgacaaatatcaaatatttattATGTGAAGGGAAGTGCAAGGATTTATTTTCCTTGGAATTTGATAGATTGAAACTTGAGACTTTAATTGTCAAGGTGGATAGAGAAGAAGAGGATAAATGTATAAAAGTACCAGATTCTTTCTTTGAAAATGTTATCAGGCTCcgtgttttgaatttttcagGCATTCATTTCAGCCAATCTTTATCATTACCACCTGCAATTCAGTTATTGACAAATATTCGATCTATGTCGTTTGATCATGTTGATTTAGGTGATATCTCTATTTTGGGAAAACTACAGAGACTTGAGACTCTTGATTTGGATACATGCAAAGTCAATGAATTGCCAAACCAAATTACAGAACTGAAGAAGTTTAAATTGTTGAAATTGGAAGATTGTGAAATAAGAATGAATAATCCATTTGAAGTTATTGAAAGATGCTCATCACTTGAAGAGTTGTATTTCAAATATAGtttcaatgaattttgtaaGGAAATAGCCTTACCTGAGTTGAAAAGATATCATATCCATGGTAGAAGTTCCTTTTATTCGGAAGGACAATCCAGGTTTTCCAAATATGTTGTGTTTCGTGGTGATGAAAAGTGTCAATTTTCAAAAGGAACACTCAAGTACTGCATGCAAACAGCAGAGGCTCTTTTTCTAGAAGGAATTAAGGGGGAATGGAGAAATCTCATGCCTGAGATTTTTCCTTTAGAACACGGTATGAATGATCTTGTTGAACTTCATTTGGATCGGATTTCACAACTACGGTGCCTCATTGACACCATTGGTTCTCATGTACCGATCTTGTCCAACTTGGTTGTACTAGAACTGGAAAACATGGAAAATTTGGAACAACTATTCAATGGTAAGCTAAACCTCTGCAATCTAAAGAGAATCACACTTAAGAATTGCCCTATGTTAATTTCTATACTACCTTTCCTCTCTGCTAAAGACCTTCCAGCACTAGAAGCTATCAGAATAAGAAAATGTGATGGATTGCAATATGTGTTTGGTCAATCTCAACATGTTGAACTGGTTTCACTAACTGAATTGGAGCTCTCTGAATTACCAAACTTCATTGGTATTTTTGAAGAATGTGTGAAGGGATCATCTTCCACTTCCAAAGCACAAATACAATTGGATCCTATGCGTGATAGGGATCAACCGCATGACTGCTCAGTGGCATCG GAATCAAATTCATATGGCCTTAACATATGGGAACGTCTTGGAATACAATCAAAGATCCTCTGCAATATTAAAGAGATTGTGCTGACTCATTTTCCGAAGATGAAATCAGTATTTATCCTATCTATTGATCTAATAATGCAGTTGGAAACTTTGAGAATTGAGAAATGTGATGAACTGAAGCACATAATAATAGATACTGGATATCATAACATTGGTGGCAACATCTGTGTCAATGTCTTCCCAAAATTGAAAAAGCTCTATGTTGAAGATTGTGCTCAATTGGAATACATATTTGGACATGACACTAGTGATCATCAAAACGATATGGGGATTCAGCTTCATCTTCCGGAATTGAGATATCTCCATCTTGCCAGTCTGCCAAGTTTGATCGCCATGTGTCCCAAACAATATCGAATAACATATCCTTGTTTGAAATATCTTTGTATCTGGAAATGTTCCCAGGATAATACAATCATTAAG GAATTGAGTGGGAACATTGATCTTTTTCTCACTTTGGAAACACTCGACGTATTCAATTCCAATGTAGAAAGTATATTTTCCCTGAATGAAATTGATGAACAGCAACTGGACTTAGCTTTGCGATACATTACCTTGATTGATCTGCCTATGATGACTTGTCTTTTTGTGGGTCCCAAAAATTCATTTTCCCTCAAAAACCTTACACGCATAACAATCATGCGATGTGacaaattgaaaattgcatTCTCCACTTCCATTTTAAGATTTCTACCACAGTTGCGTATTTTAAGAATAGAAGAATGCAACGAGTTGGAACATATTATTGAAGATGATTTGGAGaataaaaacaattcaacaacaTGCTTCCCAAAGCTAGAACTTCTTACTGTTAGAAAGTGCAACAAgttgaaatttgttttctcCTCTTCCATGTTAAGAGTTCTACCAATGTTGCTTTATTTAACAATAGAAGAATGCAAAGAGTTGGAACATATTATTGAAGATGATTTGGAGaataaaaacaattcaacaacaTGCTTCCCAAAGCTAAAAAGTCTTGCTGTTAGAAATTGCAACAAgttgaaatttgttttctcCACTTCCGTGTTAAGAGTTCTACCACAGTTGCGTGATTTAACAATAGAAGATTGCAAAGAGTTGGAACATATTATTGAAGATGATTTGGAGAATAAAAACAATTCAACTACATGCTTCCCAAAGCTACAAGCACTTCTTATTATAAAGTGCAACAAGTTGAAATTTGTCTTTCCATTCTCTGTATGTAAAGAGGTTCCCGAGCTAACTTTTCTGATGATAACAGAAGCAAATGAGTTAGAGAAAATATTCAAAAGTGAAGATGATCAGAAAGTTGATATTCCAAATCTAAATGTTTTAGTATTTGATATGCTGCCAAGCCTCTGTTGTGCTCAGGGAAATCAATTCCAGGCTGTAAAAAATCGCTTCGTGCGGGATTGTCATCAACTCAAACTGACTTCAGCATCAACAACCAACACCTTCATAGAAATTGAAAAGTTATGTTACATCATAG ATTATGATTTGCAGGAGAAAGTGGTAGATCTATTTAAACAGGGAACCACCAAAGATTTTGATACCGAGTCGAAGTTAGCAAGTgttgaaattgttgaaaatGCTGGGATTGAACAACTGCCAAGTGCAAAAATCACTGAAGATTTTGAACTACCAGTTGATCAag GGGATCCTTCTCAAAAAGTAGAAGATTTAGCAATACTACCAACAAACTCAAAA AAGTTGCAGAATGAACAATCACTTGGAGAAACTGATACTACAGTCCAATCTTCTCaa TTGGAGGGATCAACATCAGAAAAAACAGCAGTTGCAACTGTGTCTTCCATttcaagaacaaagaatgaGCCACCAATGCAAGTAGTTACGTCTAAACAAAAG GGTATTGAGATAGAAGGAACTTCTAAGACTAATAATGATCAAG GGGATCCTTCTCAAAAATTAGAAGATTTAGCAATACTACCAACAAATTCAAAA ATACAAATGAAACAAACACCAAAGGCAGAGCATGAGTTTGTTAAAAATGTTATGGATTTAGCAATACTACCAACAAATTCTGAA GAGTTGCTGAATGAAAAATCACTTGGGGAAACTGATACTATCATCAAACCTTCTCAAGTAAATAAT TTGGATGGATCAACATCAGAAAAAACAGCAGTTGCAACTATGTCCACCATTTCAGGAACAAAGAATGAGCCACCTATACAAGTGGTTGCTTCTAAACAAAAG GGACTGCAGGGTATTGAGGTTGAGATAGAAGGAGTTTCTAAGACTAATAATGATCAAG TTTCTCCAAATGGCGATGCTTTGATGAAAGTAAACTCAAATGTTGAGGAACAGTTTTCTAAGGATGATGAACTAATAGTTTCCAAATCTAAACCCTCATCTCCAATGCCTTCAATGCCTTCTAAAG GCAACCCTTCTCAAAAAGTAGAATTAAGTTCTTCTTTGCTTGTTAAGAGGGAGCTTGATGAGCTGGTCTCCAAGAATCATTTGAAGTATAAGAACTTGTCTTTGTTATCTGATTTTCTTGTTGCCAATCCATCTGTTTGTTTAAAGGACACTTCACTTAGTAATAGATACAAGGGATGTGCCTACAAATCACTAGCTAAGCTATTGAAATTCCTCAAAACCCATAGTTTGCTAGAAGTATCAGGCTCAAGCCACTCTGAATTTGTGGAGCTATTACAAGATGCGCGCAGCTTTGCTTTTGATAAGGAATGGTTGGATGGTGTTGAGAGGCGCGCTTTATTTCCTGAAATACAAGTATTTCCAGATGCCATGGAAAAGTTATTGGATTCTAAGAAAAAGATTACCAAGAATGTGGAAGATCTTAAGCATCAATTGACATCCTCTGAAGCTGATTTGGAGAGTATCATTCAACAAGAGGCAATTTTAAGTGCCCCTATTGGTTATTAG
- the LOC123883607 gene encoding uncharacterized protein LOC123883607 isoform X19 encodes MASILCDLVKKYVDKLIDGAIAEARYVFCFTCIVKKFEEERTTLEPQRITIEQRVKDARERDKDIKAIVGSWEKDIDELNQVDTKTKQTCFFGFCPNCIWRYKKGKELSNNLEKIKQLKGEKFENIELPRPVPGVERYSSKDYISFESRESKYKELLDALKDDNNYITGLQGMGGTGKTTMAKEVGKELKQSEIFAYVVDTTVSFTPDIKKIQDDIAGSLRLEWGGCNEPDRPKKLWSRLTNGDKILVILDDVWDRGLPLDFDAIGIPKQDTHKGCRVLVTSRNQETFNNMDCDKIIELGLLSEEEAWIMFKMYAKISDSTSQKLIDKGRKIAKECKRLPVAISVIASSLKGHQHREHKWDVTLKSLKKPVSMHGVDDDKVGIYNLLKISYDNLKDEKAKGLFLLCSVFREDEENSIEVITRLCIGVGLLGEDYGSYDDARNLVVLAKDKLVDSCLLLEGGEKCLKLHDLVREAAQWIANKEIQCVKLFDEKQKSLVEKQTNIKYLLCEGKCKDLFSLEFDRLKLETLIVKVDREEEDKCIKVPDSFFENVIRLRVLNFSGIHFSQSLSLPPAIQLLTNIRSMSFDHVDLGDISILGKLQRLETLDLDTCKVNELPNQITELKKFKLLKLEDCEIRMNNPFEVIERCSSLEELYFKYSFNEFCKEIALPELKRYHIHGRSSFYSEGQSRFSKYVVFRGDEKCQFSKGTLKYCMQTAEALFLEGIKGEWRNLMPEIFPLEHGMNDLVELHLDRISQLRCLIDTIGSHVPILSNLVVLELENMENLEQLFNGKLNLCNLKRITLKNCPMLISILPFLSAKDLPALEAIRIRKCDGLQYVFGQSQHVELVSLTELELSELPNFIGIFEECVKGSSSTSKAQIQLDPMRDRDQPHDCSVASESNSYGLNIWERLGIQSKILCNIKEIVLTHFPKMKSVFILSIDLIMQLETLRIEKCDELKHIIIDTGYHNIGGNICVNVFPKLKKLYVEDCAQLEYIFGHDTSDHQNDMGIQLHLPELRYLHLASLPSLIAMCPKQYRITYPCLKYLCIWKCSQDNTIIKELSGNIDLFLTLETLDVFNSNVESIFSLNEIDEQQLDLALRYITLIDLPMMTCLFVGPKNSFSLKNLTRITIMRCDKLKIAFSTSILRFLPQLRILRIEECNELEHIIEDDLENKNNSTTCFPKLELLTVRKCNKLKFVFSSSMLRVLPMLLYLTIEECKELEHIIEDDLENKNNSTTCFPKLKSLAVRNCNKLKFVFSTSVLRVLPQLRDLTIEDCKELEHIIEDDLENKNNSTTCFPKLQALLIIKCNKLKFVFPFSVCKEVPELTFLMITEANELEKIFKSEDDQKVDIPNLNVLVFDMLPSLCCAQGNQFQAVKNRFVRDCHQLKLTSASTTNTFIEIEKLCYIIDYDLQEKVVDLFKQGTTKDFDTESKLASVEIVENAGIEQLPSAKITEDFELPVDQGDPSQKVEDLAILPTNSKKLQNEQSLGETDTTVQSSQLEGSTSEKTAVATVSSISRTKNEPPMQVVTSKQKGIEIEGTSKTNNDQASLNGDALMKVNSYVEEQFSKDDEIIVSKSEPSPSITSSVASKGDPSQKLEDLAILPTNSKLDGSTSEKTAVATMSTISGTKNEPPIQVVASKQKGLQGIEVEIEGVSKTNNDQVSPNGDALMKVNSNVEEQFSKDDELIVSKSKPSSPMPSMPSKGNPSQKVELSSSLLVKRELDELVSKNHLKYKNLSLLSDFLVANPSVCLKDTSLSNRYKGCAYKSLAKLLKFLKTHSLLEVSGSSHSEFVELLQDARSFAFDKEWLDGVERRALFPEIQVFPDAMEKLLDSKKKITKNVEDLKHQLTSSEADLESIIQQEAILSAPIGY; translated from the exons ATGGCAAGTATCCTCTGTGATTTGGTGAAGAAATATGTGGACAAATTGATTGATGGCGCAATAGCAGAAGCACGTTATGTATTTTGCTTTACATGCATTGTTaagaaatttgaagaagaaagaactaCGTTGGAACCACAAAGGATAACTATCGAGCAACGTGTCAAAGATGCAAGAGAAAGAGATAAAGATATTAAAGCTATAGTTGGTTCTTGGGAAAAAGATATTGATGAGCTCAATCAAGTggacacaaaaacaaaacaaacatgtttttttggattttgtccTAATTGTATCTGGCGATATAAAAAGGGAAAGGAGTTATCAAATAACTTGGAGAAGATCAAACAACTAAAGGGagagaaatttgaaaatattgaacTTCCTCGCCCTGTTCCAGGTGTTGAACGCTATTCATCCAAAGATTACATTTCTTTTGAAAGTAGAGAGTCAAAATACAAAGAACTGTTGGATGCATTAAAAGATGACAATAACTATATAACCGGATTGCAAGGGATGGGGGGCACCGGAAAGACAACAATGGCCAAAGAAGTGGGTAAAGAGTTAAAGCAATCTGAAATATTTGCTTATGTCGTTGATACGACCGTGTCATTTACTcctgatataaaaaaaattcaagatgaTATTGCTGGATCTTTAAGACTGGAATGGGGGGGTTGTAATGAACCAGACCGACCCAAAAAACTATGGAGTAGATTAACAAATGGTGACAAAATTCTTGTGATACTGGATGATGTGTGGGATCGAGGCCTGCCTCTTGATTTTGATGCAATAGGAATTCCAAAACAAGACACACACAAAGGTTGTAGAGTTCTTGTAACCTCGCGTAATCAAGAAACTTTCAACAACATGGACTGTGATAAGATAATTGAATTGGGTCTTTTATCAGAAGAAGAAGCGTGGATCATGTTCAAAATGTATGCCAAGATAAGTGATAGCACCTCTCAAAAATTGATCGATAAGGGACGTAAAATTGCAAAGGAATGCAAACGATTACCTGTTGCAATTTCAGTTATCGCCAGTAGCTTAAAGGGCCACCAACATCGAGAGCACAAATGGGATGTGACATTGAAATCCTTGAAGAAGCCTGTATCCATGCATGGTGTTGATGATGATAAGGTTGGAATTTATAACTTGTTGAAGATTAGCTATGATAATTTGAAGGATGAAAAAGCCAAGGGGTTGTTTCTCTTATGTTCGGTTTTccgagaagatgaagaaaattctATTGAAGTTATAACAAGACTTTGCATAGGTGTGGGCCTTTTGGGGGAAGATTATGGTAGCTACGATGATGCTCGAAACCTAGTAGTTCTAGCCAAAGACAAGCTCGTAGATTCTTGTTTGTTGTTGGAGGGCGGTGAAAAATGTCTAAAACTGCATGATTTGGTCCGAGAAGCAGCTCAATGGATAGCGAACAAAGAGATTCAATGTGTAAAATTGTTTGATGAAAAGCAAAAGTCATTGGTTGAAAAGCAgacaaatatcaaatatttattATGTGAAGGGAAGTGCAAGGATTTATTTTCCTTGGAATTTGATAGATTGAAACTTGAGACTTTAATTGTCAAGGTGGATAGAGAAGAAGAGGATAAATGTATAAAAGTACCAGATTCTTTCTTTGAAAATGTTATCAGGCTCcgtgttttgaatttttcagGCATTCATTTCAGCCAATCTTTATCATTACCACCTGCAATTCAGTTATTGACAAATATTCGATCTATGTCGTTTGATCATGTTGATTTAGGTGATATCTCTATTTTGGGAAAACTACAGAGACTTGAGACTCTTGATTTGGATACATGCAAAGTCAATGAATTGCCAAACCAAATTACAGAACTGAAGAAGTTTAAATTGTTGAAATTGGAAGATTGTGAAATAAGAATGAATAATCCATTTGAAGTTATTGAAAGATGCTCATCACTTGAAGAGTTGTATTTCAAATATAGtttcaatgaattttgtaaGGAAATAGCCTTACCTGAGTTGAAAAGATATCATATCCATGGTAGAAGTTCCTTTTATTCGGAAGGACAATCCAGGTTTTCCAAATATGTTGTGTTTCGTGGTGATGAAAAGTGTCAATTTTCAAAAGGAACACTCAAGTACTGCATGCAAACAGCAGAGGCTCTTTTTCTAGAAGGAATTAAGGGGGAATGGAGAAATCTCATGCCTGAGATTTTTCCTTTAGAACACGGTATGAATGATCTTGTTGAACTTCATTTGGATCGGATTTCACAACTACGGTGCCTCATTGACACCATTGGTTCTCATGTACCGATCTTGTCCAACTTGGTTGTACTAGAACTGGAAAACATGGAAAATTTGGAACAACTATTCAATGGTAAGCTAAACCTCTGCAATCTAAAGAGAATCACACTTAAGAATTGCCCTATGTTAATTTCTATACTACCTTTCCTCTCTGCTAAAGACCTTCCAGCACTAGAAGCTATCAGAATAAGAAAATGTGATGGATTGCAATATGTGTTTGGTCAATCTCAACATGTTGAACTGGTTTCACTAACTGAATTGGAGCTCTCTGAATTACCAAACTTCATTGGTATTTTTGAAGAATGTGTGAAGGGATCATCTTCCACTTCCAAAGCACAAATACAATTGGATCCTATGCGTGATAGGGATCAACCGCATGACTGCTCAGTGGCATCG GAATCAAATTCATATGGCCTTAACATATGGGAACGTCTTGGAATACAATCAAAGATCCTCTGCAATATTAAAGAGATTGTGCTGACTCATTTTCCGAAGATGAAATCAGTATTTATCCTATCTATTGATCTAATAATGCAGTTGGAAACTTTGAGAATTGAGAAATGTGATGAACTGAAGCACATAATAATAGATACTGGATATCATAACATTGGTGGCAACATCTGTGTCAATGTCTTCCCAAAATTGAAAAAGCTCTATGTTGAAGATTGTGCTCAATTGGAATACATATTTGGACATGACACTAGTGATCATCAAAACGATATGGGGATTCAGCTTCATCTTCCGGAATTGAGATATCTCCATCTTGCCAGTCTGCCAAGTTTGATCGCCATGTGTCCCAAACAATATCGAATAACATATCCTTGTTTGAAATATCTTTGTATCTGGAAATGTTCCCAGGATAATACAATCATTAAG GAATTGAGTGGGAACATTGATCTTTTTCTCACTTTGGAAACACTCGACGTATTCAATTCCAATGTAGAAAGTATATTTTCCCTGAATGAAATTGATGAACAGCAACTGGACTTAGCTTTGCGATACATTACCTTGATTGATCTGCCTATGATGACTTGTCTTTTTGTGGGTCCCAAAAATTCATTTTCCCTCAAAAACCTTACACGCATAACAATCATGCGATGTGacaaattgaaaattgcatTCTCCACTTCCATTTTAAGATTTCTACCACAGTTGCGTATTTTAAGAATAGAAGAATGCAACGAGTTGGAACATATTATTGAAGATGATTTGGAGaataaaaacaattcaacaacaTGCTTCCCAAAGCTAGAACTTCTTACTGTTAGAAAGTGCAACAAgttgaaatttgttttctcCTCTTCCATGTTAAGAGTTCTACCAATGTTGCTTTATTTAACAATAGAAGAATGCAAAGAGTTGGAACATATTATTGAAGATGATTTGGAGaataaaaacaattcaacaacaTGCTTCCCAAAGCTAAAAAGTCTTGCTGTTAGAAATTGCAACAAgttgaaatttgttttctcCACTTCCGTGTTAAGAGTTCTACCACAGTTGCGTGATTTAACAATAGAAGATTGCAAAGAGTTGGAACATATTATTGAAGATGATTTGGAGAATAAAAACAATTCAACTACATGCTTCCCAAAGCTACAAGCACTTCTTATTATAAAGTGCAACAAGTTGAAATTTGTCTTTCCATTCTCTGTATGTAAAGAGGTTCCCGAGCTAACTTTTCTGATGATAACAGAAGCAAATGAGTTAGAGAAAATATTCAAAAGTGAAGATGATCAGAAAGTTGATATTCCAAATCTAAATGTTTTAGTATTTGATATGCTGCCAAGCCTCTGTTGTGCTCAGGGAAATCAATTCCAGGCTGTAAAAAATCGCTTCGTGCGGGATTGTCATCAACTCAAACTGACTTCAGCATCAACAACCAACACCTTCATAGAAATTGAAAAGTTATGTTACATCATAG ATTATGATTTGCAGGAGAAAGTGGTAGATCTATTTAAACAGGGAACCACCAAAGATTTTGATACCGAGTCGAAGTTAGCAAGTgttgaaattgttgaaaatGCTGGGATTGAACAACTGCCAAGTGCAAAAATCACTGAAGATTTTGAACTACCAGTTGATCAag GGGATCCTTCTCAAAAAGTAGAAGATTTAGCAATACTACCAACAAACTCAAAA AAGTTGCAGAATGAACAATCACTTGGAGAAACTGATACTACAGTCCAATCTTCTCaa TTGGAGGGATCAACATCAGAAAAAACAGCAGTTGCAACTGTGTCTTCCATttcaagaacaaagaatgaGCCACCAATGCAAGTAGTTACGTCTAAACAAAAG GGTATTGAGATAGAAGGAACTTCTAAGACTAATAATGATCAAG CTTCTCTAAATGGCGATGCTTTGATGAAAGTAAACTCATATGTTGAGGAACAATTTTCTAAGGATGATGAAATAATAGTTTCCAAATCTGAACCCTCTCCGAGCATCACATCTTCTGTTGCATCTAAAG GGGATCCTTCTCAAAAATTAGAAGATTTAGCAATACTACCAACAAATTCAAAA TTGGATGGATCAACATCAGAAAAAACAGCAGTTGCAACTATGTCCACCATTTCAGGAACAAAGAATGAGCCACCTATACAAGTGGTTGCTTCTAAACAAAAG GGACTGCAGGGTATTGAGGTTGAGATAGAAGGAGTTTCTAAGACTAATAATGATCAAG TTTCTCCAAATGGCGATGCTTTGATGAAAGTAAACTCAAATGTTGAGGAACAGTTTTCTAAGGATGATGAACTAATAGTTTCCAAATCTAAACCCTCATCTCCAATGCCTTCAATGCCTTCTAAAG GCAACCCTTCTCAAAAAGTAGAATTAAGTTCTTCTTTGCTTGTTAAGAGGGAGCTTGATGAGCTGGTCTCCAAGAATCATTTGAAGTATAAGAACTTGTCTTTGTTATCTGATTTTCTTGTTGCCAATCCATCTGTTTGTTTAAAGGACACTTCACTTAGTAATAGATACAAGGGATGTGCCTACAAATCACTAGCTAAGCTATTGAAATTCCTCAAAACCCATAGTTTGCTAGAAGTATCAGGCTCAAGCCACTCTGAATTTGTGGAGCTATTACAAGATGCGCGCAGCTTTGCTTTTGATAAGGAATGGTTGGATGGTGTTGAGAGGCGCGCTTTATTTCCTGAAATACAAGTATTTCCAGATGCCATGGAAAAGTTATTGGATTCTAAGAAAAAGATTACCAAGAATGTGGAAGATCTTAAGCATCAATTGACATCCTCTGAAGCTGATTTGGAGAGTATCATTCAACAAGAGGCAATTTTAAGTGCCCCTATTGGTTATTAG